The Micropterus dolomieu isolate WLL.071019.BEF.003 ecotype Adirondacks linkage group LG11, ASM2129224v1, whole genome shotgun sequence genomic interval CAGAGGAACACGAGCAGAGCTCAGTGAGTCATCGACCACACGTGGATTAGCTCCCTGTAAACAGTAATGAGTAATGGACAAGTCTGGCCTATGGTCAGGGCCAGCTGCACTTTACTCAGTGGGTAAAAgggtgtgtgcatttgtgtatgtgGGTGGCTTGTGGGCAAACGGGTGTGCATGctcatgtatgtgtgtacttACAGTtcaacaatgtgtgtgtgtgtttgtatctgtgaGCAAACACGTGGGTGTATGTGAACATATGTGCAGTTGTATGAAAGGAAAGCTCTGTAACATGCCTAAGGTGATaatatttccatgttttgttcAAATCTTTAGACAATTGCTGCCTCTTTGTAACCATAGTTACACTGTTGAATACAATAAGTTCAATAATACTGTTTTAGGTACGCATGAAAATGGTAAATGCAGTGATGAGTGTGTAACTTCAGACTTTAGTCACAATCATGTGGGGATTTCCAGGTGAACTGCTGTTTcctttaaaggaacagttcgACTTTTTGCACGATgcacacttatttgctttcttgcctaGAGTAAGacgagaagattgataccatgCTCATGTTTGtcagttaaatatgaagctacagccagacgcctgttagcttagcttagcataaagactgcaaCCAGTGTTTAGgccaaccccccaccccccaccccacaatGTACCATGTTAAACAGTAATCTACAGGTGCTGGCAGATTTTCTAACCAGATCCAGGCTAGATGTTACCAGTCCTTATGCTTAGCTAAGCTATCAAGCTGCTAGCTCCAGCTTGGTATAAAGAATGGtataaatcttctcatctaacacttggcaagaaagcaaagcagcacatttcccaaaatgtcaaactactcctTTAATTGTACATGCATGCTCAACGTTTCTAAATCCACTATTTTCAATGAGTTTAAAAGACTACTTACATCAGGCTGACTAGTCTCATCCAACAGCTCTGTGCTCATTGCCCTTTTCAGCCTGAGAGAAGATAATTGTAATTTTCAATTAGACCTCTAGTACACAATgttaaaaaatcattaaatcaaGTCTTAATAACAAGACTTAATGCGCAATGCGATGTGGCAGAGGGGTAAGAAGCTAAGCTACTCCTCATCATTTGCCTTCTCATATTTCTTTTCAATTTGAACAAGAAGCTGTAACTTTGTGAGAGGAACAGCAATGAACGGAAACATATAAAGTAACTGAAGGTCATTCAGCAAACTCACTTTGCTTTCTCTGAGGATGAACCTTTTGAGAGtgttttcttcttattttctttggttacACTGCAAAACAAGGCAAAGTCAGTCAGTAACGTGGACatataaagaaacattttcccGTTAAACAAGAGCTGCAGGTCTCTGGTGTGACCTTTTCAGTGAAAGGAAGGCTTAGATGCAGTGTTATACTGTCTATGTGGGCAGGTAGATGACCAGAGTTGCCTTCGCTTCCCTACTGCTGTTTAAACACCTGTTGGATAATGGTTGTCCTGAGATAGCCATCTGCCAGCTGGGGACTTCGGataacacacacccacacacacacacacacacacacgcacacgcacacactctttctctctgagcACAATAAGCCAGCCAAGGACATTGGAAGACCTGTACAGTGAGGTGATTCATTCATTATCTGAGGTATTGTCTTTGCNNNNNNNNNNNNNNNNNNNNNNNNNNNNNNNNNNNNNNNNNNNNNNNNNNNNNNNNNNNNNNNNNNNNNNNNNNNNNNNNNNNNNNNNNNNNNNNNNNNNAGCAAACTCACTTTGCTTTCTCTGAGGATGAACCTTTTGAGAGtgttttcttcttattttctttggttacACTGCAAAACAAGGCAAAGTCAGTCAGTAACGTGGACatataaagaaacattttcccGTTAAACAAGAGCTGCAGGTCTCTGGTGTGACCTTTTCAGTGAAAGGAAGGCTTAGATGCAGTGTTATACTGTCTATGTGGGCAGGTAGATGACCAGAGTTGCCTTCGCTTCCCTACTGCTGTTTAAACACCTGTTGGATAATGGTTGTCCTGAGATAGCCATCTGCCAGCTGGGGACTTCGGataacacacacccacacacacacacacacacacacgcacacgcacacacacacactctttctctctgagcACAATAAGCCAGCCAAGGACATTGGAAGACCTGTACAGTGAGGTGATTCATTCATTATCTGAGGTATTGTCTTTGCAAAATGTCAGATGTTTCACCTTagatgacacacacaaacacacacacacacacacacacacacacacacacacacacacacacacacacacacacacaaacagtgtcaCACCAAAATCTCAAGGCACAGATTGGAAACACTCAGCAAAGCCCTCTGCACTCTGTGTACAGCATGTCCAAAATGTGTTGCGTGTGTGCTCGCACCTCTCCAGGGTCTTCAGTTCACTGTAGTGTCTCTCTGTGGCCATCTCCAACAGTTTGGCCAGTCTCTGTCACACCAGAAGAAGGAAATTACACAGACACAGTCAAGATAAATGGGACCTGAGTAGCTCTAAATAACAATGTCCATTCTGTATGTGATTAAAGTCTCTCTTCTTTAAGCCAAACAAAAGTTCAGCTTCTGTTGTTAATTTGCATGAACTTTGGCTTTAAGTTCAATGAGAGCATTTGGCCGAAGACGTGTATGCGAGATGTTAACTCTCACCTTGCTCCACTGCACTTCTACACTCTGTCTATTACCCGACTGATCCTTCAGTCTCATACAGATGCAACACTTATGCTATACACCCAAAGCACCTGGTTCTGGTGTATAATCAATAGAGACCATAAAGTGCTGGCTGCTGGCCAGTGATCCAGACATACAAAACAGAGAGGTAAAATGAGGTGTTACATGAGAGATGTGAATGTATCCTGAGCCATGGAAATGAATCCTAATTTTGGGATGAATCATTAGATGTAATAAAGACAGCCAAGAGGTGGGATGAGGAGAACACAAGAACAGATTATAATAGGACAAGGAGCAGATCTTCACTTTCAGGTACCCATTCACAAAAAATCTTTGTATATGgatgaaacataaaaataacactgtaatCATAGCAGAATAAAGTGTATTATTTTCTAACTATAAAAAGAGATGTGATTCTAAAAGTTAATTTGACAATTAACAATAGTTGGGTAATTTAACCTATAACAATGCATCGTGTTTTTCTATATGATTTTGTATGCAAATCTTGCCCAGtggaaacaagttgtgaacacaacattggccttttaagttgatatagCAAACTTGTTTGCAaccagttgcttatttacacatccagcagttaaaATTTTAGGCCTGCTTGACATCATTGAGCATGGTATTGTCCTACCAAGTAGCCGAACTGCACAAAGTTGCCTTGTGGCAACAAACAAATGTAAGTTCAGTATTCACCCtccttttagttctgtttttaATTGGCAGCAATGttgtgtacagtgggtttttagagacttttgatacttaaaacAGCTaataaaaaagcagaaatttaaatattaaagtacTTCAAATGTTTACTTAATTTGTTGGTCACTTGAGGGCAGTACAATAAGGTACAAACACATACTATCAGCTTATAAAGTTGATATCGCTAAGGTGTTACCAAACAGTTTTTACACAATCTGCAGACGAAACAAAATTAGCAGTGGAAATCTGacaaatgtaagtccaatattacctctccttttagctctgtttggTTTCCACCAACTCTTGAGGGAAATAACTGACTTTAACGTTATCTGTTTGCTGTTTGGTGCTCAGCAGGTATTGTACAGTGGGCATTTAGTGCTTTTTCATTGaacactgaaccaaaacagtaaagttgctgaAAGACGCTGAAACACTCTTTATGGCTGAGGCGAGTCAATAAAAAGCATTGCTAATTCTCGGTGGGTTATTACATGTGATGCCTTTCACATTATAAATTGTCTTTTGACGccttgttaataaaaaatattaagatTAAGAGATACTTTCAATGtcttctttttctcattttaaatgtttaatgacaTTTAGCGGGGTTTTAAACATGAACCTGTATTTTACTAACCTCTGTAGCACACTgctctttcttcttcctcagCTGATCATACTGCTCCGTCCACAAAGTCTGCAGCTCCACCTGCATTTTTTCCTTCTGCTCCTGCACCCGCTCAATGTACACACTGGAGTCAGAGGTGTTTCCCCCTCTGCTTGaggaaacatgacaaaacataACAGGACATTTGCGAGAGGAACAGAGTTTATCGACTGACAGCAACTACCTCTCCAAGGACAGAAATGAATGTACAACCATGTGGTTACTGGCCTTGAATAACACATGTTTTATCCTGAAAGGTTAGTGAGGAGGGCTGTGCACAAAAAGCCCATATTCATTTAGCCTAGTTGTACTCCTCATCCCCTAATATTCTGCTTCAGCTAGAAAAACACATTAGCTGAGGAATATTCTCTGTGCATCTAAATGTAATCTCATTAATGACAGTGACCAAAACAACTTCATTAGTTGGTCAATATTAATATGCTGCAGAATTCACTGCTACTTTGTAGGAAACAGAACAGTCTTTGGACAGATGGATCGAAGTACTCTAAAATTATTACATGCCACCCCTCCTCCGCCAACACTATCTGTCttttgtcaaacattttttCTCCTACAATATTTCAGCTAGAAACTCACTCTGAAAAGCAGTATGACAACAAAGAGGAAACAAATAAATCCTTTTACTCCTTTTTCTTCAACGAGGCCTTTTTCTTGATGGTCTTGAAGGAGTCAGTGTATTTCTGAATCAGATCCTCTCCTTTTTTCTGATACTTCTTTTCCACTTCTTTCAACTCTTTCTCCTGACGCTTGATGACCTTCAGATAGTTCTTGTGCTGTGTCAGTTCTTCGGTAGTCACAGTCAAAGGCTCTGCAGCATAAACACACGGGGCTTTGTTGTGAGAATCCTCCTGCTTGTGTCGGCaatgtaaatgcatttttaataaatctatTTGACAAAAAAGACTTACTTCGTCTCTGTATTTCTTTGTGGGGATCTTTACCTAAATTGTACTAATGAAAGAGAAACCGTGATGAGTGCAGCACCTCAAGTGCTTCATTACCTTCGCTGGATGTCAGCAGCTGAGATGAGCTATCTGATCCTGCAGACTCGGGCAATGCACTTGCTGGACAGGTCACGGCCACAGCAACTGGCTCTTCAGCAGTAGGCTCTTCAGGTGCAGGCTCTTCAGCAGCAACTGCAGCTTCTGTTCCTGGTTTATCATCTGCAGCAGGCTCAGGTTCCTCTTTGGTTTCAGGTAATGTCTCTGGAACCGCTTCCTTCTCAGATGCTGCCGCTTCAAGGGCAGGATCGGCTTCAGGAAGGGTTTCAGATGTGGCGCTTCCTGCGTCCGGGGCTGGATCAGCAGGAGCGTTGTCAGGAGGAAGATCTGCTGCAGTTTGCGGAGTGTCTGACTTATTCTCAACCTCTTCTTTAGCTTCTTCGGCATTTGTTTCTGGTGGAGACTTGGATGATTGGTCATTGGCATCAACTGGTGGTGTAGGTTCGGATGTGGCCTTTTCTAGGGGAAGTAGAAAGTTCAGTGATCAAAAACAGCTTCTTAATTCACCACTAAAGACCTACTACAAGAGCAATATTAAAGCTCGGTATCAAACTCTGAACTGTGTCCCCTTCACAAGCTTAATTACCTGCAGCACTTTCCCCAGCTTTGTCAGTGGGGGTTTGGACCACAAGAGGCAACTCATAGGGAGAAATGTAGTCGGAGGATGACTGCATGGgcacaaaaaggacaggaaCATCACAATCTAACAAGGCTGGTCATCTTCCAGGAAGTTAATTAGTCTTGTTTAGGATTTAAAGAAGAACTGGGGACATTGCTGATAAGTCAATTGTAGTAGATGATGGCTGAGCTCAGTTTCTCTTAGCTGCATTTTGTTACCTCCTTTGGGGTCTTTGTGGTCTTCTCTGTGCCCTTTGTGGGGTTAAATAAGGCATCTGTGAAATCTGTGGCAGAATAAAATGCGTCAGTGCACAATGTAGCAACAATTCATCCTTAAACCAAATAGAAATGTgtgcaaaaaaacccaaaataaatcagcctTGGCAGTGCCGACTATCCCTCTGACAACATGCATTCAgttgcagcagaagaagaagttcTTCTCTTGCAAAAGCACAATGTGAAAAGCCAAGCACCTGCAAAGGCGGCAGGGATGTAGTCTTTGACCTCGATGTACAcaaagagagcaggcagagtGAGTGGCATGTTGCTCTCACTGCGCAGGCAGATGTGATGGAAACCTGCAGGGTATAAAACAAACCCCAGTGAATTAAACAAGGCAGCAGCTTCCCTGATCCAGAAACTGGCTGAAACACGTTAGCACATATTCTGAGGCCTTGGATGACTCACTGACCTGATTGGATGGCATCAAGTGGGATGATCCTGTGTCCCAAGAATTTACCATTCTCTTCATGGACTACAATTCTTAGAGAGGCCATTTCTGGGAGCAGAATCTACTCgtcataacaacaacaaatatattaagcagcagcagcagcacagtagGTTATAATAGCTAGGttttcacaaacacattcacttaCACATGTATTGAACACCTACTGACACACACCTTCTCAAAAACAAAAGGCTCCTCATTCCACACAGGGTTAATGGCGTTGGGTGTGGTGGACCACTTGGTGCGATATTTCTTCTTGGGGTCTCCCGGCAACCCAATCACCTCCACTTCAACTCCTGTTTTCACATTCTTGTCAGACAGAAACTGGCCGGAATAGATCTAGTGAGACAGGTGAATAAGATTTGAGGACATGCGTGTATGAAGTGTTTAACAGTTCATTCACACAGTCTGCTGAATACCAGGAACCATGTATTAGTCTCAGCAGGAAGCTTGTATTGTTATGGACTCTGCATCTAAACTAGAGGGCAATTTAGAGAAAGCAAAAACAGCTGTCAGCTATTCTCATATTGCATTCTTCATCACTTTCCCTACAATGCAATACCATAAATGATGCAGCTTTACAGTCAttattttcacctttttaaactgttttctttttgcatttaGTTTGCAAAGATACTTTGCCAGACACAGCACAGTGTGAGAAGTATAATGATAACGAGGCAGTGAACCTGCCTTTATTGTCAATGTGCTCGCCACAACGGTGTCAATCCTGTCGCAGAAAGGGTCAAACTTCTTGTCACTACGACGCAGGACGTCATGCTTAAGGAGATAGCCTGTTCTGCCGTTGAATTCAAACAGAGCCATGTTCAGCTGCATGGGAAAATCTGAAAATAGACACAAACAGCCCATTCATGCCCCCTCTCTGAAGCACaaggaggagcagcaggcaTTTGGGATGCAAACCACAAAAGAAGCATGTGCAGCACAAAGAGGTGCAACACTGACCTGCTGTGGTGAAAAAACAGAAGCTCAAGCTTAAACATAACAGAATATggtattttaaaacatgttagACTCAAGTGGTGATTAAAAAGTAACAGTGAATGGTTTAATCCTTTCATGTAGTGCAACACATTCATGACATTTTAAGGGATTATCAGTGCATTTTGTGTCCGTTTCTACCCATCGTCTGGTAGTTGAGCGCCACCATCTGGCAGCCTACATTCCAGAAAGGCTGGGGGCTGTAATTGGATGAGTCCATTCTTGTTCCTTTTGGGTAGATCCTGCTCATCTGCCTTTTATTATATCTGGGAAAGATGGTTTAGGAAGCACagtttttcatttctgtggaCCAGGATCCTCTTATGACAGCATAATGAAACATATTCTTGTCTAATTTTGTGTCATTCTTAATCAAATTCACCCCATTTGACACAGGTTGCCATGTTTTGCATCAGCAGGACTCTTAAAGGATACTCGACAAATTCAACAGCATTCTTGGCAATCATTGTCTCCCCTTTGGTTTCCACAAAAGATGAGATGACATAactcttgtttttctctgtgatgGAAGAAAGGAACGGGAGGAAGAATTGCATAACTCACTGACTTTGATTGATTTACCTGTGAAGTATCTGTCAAAAAATCAATCTTGTCTGAGTTTGAGTTAAATGTATGAATCAAAGACATACTTCTGGCATTGTCAAAAGAGATGAATTTGTTGGGCTGGATGTAGTTGACCAGGGATGACATTGCCTCATACGCTGTTACTTCTTGTCCAGCTGTGCCCTGTGGGAGATTGACAGGAAGTTTACGGATGTTGGAACTGTTTTAGCTGGACAGGGATGATGTGAAGCAATAAAACTGTCATCGCAACGGCATTCTCTACCTCATCTGATGTCTTCATTTTCTCCTCATCCTGTTCGTCTGTCTCCTCTTGCTCCTCAATGTCCTCCACAGCTGCGTCCCCCTCTGGTTGAATATATAAACATTATGTCAGAGACACCTAAAATTAACTAATTCTATTTTAGGAACATAATCTGATTTGGCTTGCGGTTCATCTAGTCCACCTTGGTTCCCCTGGGTGCTGGGTGTTGGGTTGGCAGGATCCTGGGAAGTGGAGTTTGGGTCCTGGGTGGGTGCATCTGTGGTCGTAGTGTTTGGGTCGTGGGTGGGTGCATCTGTGGTCGTAGTGTTTGGGTCCTGGGTGGGTGCATCTGTGGTTGCAGTCTGCTCAGCGGCAGCTGTGCTGGTTTTCTTAGTCTGGGTTGGCTTCTCATGGCTGCCCTTCTTGTTCTTGATGAGGATCTTACCCATTAGCTCAGATGGGCTGGGGATCTG includes:
- the plcb2 gene encoding 1-phosphatidylinositol 4,5-bisphosphate phosphodiesterase beta-2, producing the protein MKMDPKGFYVYWINQSKETTFLDVATIRDTRTGKYAKLPKHPKVRNVFNLDFPDSNHLAKTLTIVSGPDTVNLTYHNFFASKEKVTQNWANDILAIAYNGARNNACRYVFLEKIYIRISLHTNKDGKIPVKHIYKMFPADKKRVESALASAHLPKGKYDTIKSDVFTESAFKAFLSNLCPRPEIYEIFTSYSNKPTMTKDNFTKFLNEKQRDSRLNEELFPRLRQDQIKALIDKYEPTSSNSNRSLISPEGLLFFLMGPETSVVMQDRLAKSQDMTQPIPHYFIKSSHNTYLTAGQFSGVSSPEMYRQCLLAGCRCLELDCWKGKPPDEEPIITHGFTMTTEILFKDVIEAIAESAFKTSQYPVILSFENHVDSVKQQEKMANYCKTIFGDALLTEPLDKYPLKPGQQIPSPSELMGKILIKNKKGSHEKPTQTKKTSTAAAEQTATTDAPTQDPNTTTTDAPTHDPNTTTTDAPTQDPNSTSQDPANPTPSTQGNQEGDAAVEDIEEQEETDEQDEEKMKTSDEGTAGQEVTAYEAMSSLVNYIQPNKFISFDNARKKNKSYVISSFVETKGETMIAKNAVEFVEYNKRQMSRIYPKGTRMDSSNYSPQPFWNVGCQMVALNYQTMDFPMQLNMALFEFNGRTGYLLKHDVLRRSDKKFDPFCDRIDTVVASTLTIKIYSGQFLSDKNVKTGVEVEVIGLPGDPKKKYRTKWSTTPNAINPVWNEEPFVFEKILLPEMASLRIVVHEENGKFLGHRIIPLDAIQSGFHHICLRSESNMPLTLPALFVYIEVKDYIPAAFADFTDALFNPTKGTEKTTKTPKESSSDYISPYELPLVVQTPTDKAGESAAEKATSEPTPPVDANDQSSKSPPETNAEEAKEEVENKSDTPQTAADLPPDNAPADPAPDAGSATSETLPEADPALEAAASEKEAVPETLPETKEEPEPAADDKPGTEAAVAAEEPAPEEPTAEEPVAVAVTCPASALPESAGSDSSSQLLTSSEEPLTVTTEELTQHKNYLKVIKRQEKELKEVEKKYQKKGEDLIQKYTDSFKTIKKKASLKKKEGGNTSDSSVYIERVQEQKEKMQVELQTLWTEQYDQLRKKKEQCATERLAKLLEMATERHYSELKTLESVTKENKKKTLSKGSSSEKAKLKRAMSTELLDETSQPDSSDYNPQQEALTKKQTATLEEIKALTNQLNQEALKEHEQKRRSLPAEVKETVNVCVGAHFPELVDQTKDKKVQGGCCYGDVFLG